The sequence below is a genomic window from Colletotrichum destructivum chromosome 4, complete sequence.
TTGATGGCATTCTCATATGTGGATGATTTTGAGTGGGGATAGAGTGTAAGAGAGAGTATGTTTGCCAGACGGTGATTGAAAGCCGGCGCATGCTTGCTTGGGTATTGAACAACTAATTATACAGGAAACGAGTAAAAAGTAAACGGACGACGAGGCTTCATGAAAGGACGTTCCACGGATGAGCCCTCTTCACCGACGACTGGAAGAACCAAATCGCTGTTCAAACTTGGCCAGTTCAGCAGCCGCACGGCCCGGCCTGTCTGTTCCCTGCCCCGTAACCCAGAATCTCTCCATGGGATCCGATGTGGACGAGGATCTATACGTGGTGTAGGGTGTTTGATAGGTCGGAGTGTCACGCGGCCGCCCACTGGTGTTTGCAGAACCGCTATAGGTTGACTGGGGGTAGCTGGGATGTGTTAGTTAAGGTTGGCGGCACGGCAAGGTGGGATGGGGAAGTCTGGTCTAGGTGGCCGGCGTACCTGTAAGTGGGACGCTGGTTGGAGCTTGAACCAGACATATTGACTCGAGTTACTTCTTGGAGGGGCGGGAAAGATCTTAAGGAGCTCTGGGATGGTGGAAAGTGCACGAGCTCTTGTTAGTTGCTGGAAGGGGGTCGGTGTTGGTTGTCGAGTGATGATGGAGGCCAGATCAGACCAGACCCGACCAACAACGACACCACAGTCCTAGATATATATACATGAGCTGAACGACTGGTACAGCTGGGATTGAAGTGGACTGCAATCGCATCACTCGTTGCAAGTCTAGTAGAAGAAGACATGTGGAATTGGAAGAAGACGCATCATCCCTTTGATGGAGCTTGCGTCCATGAACCACAGCACCAATGTGAGTGAGTGATTCACGCCCAGGGGGTACGAAGGCATCGACGGAAAATCCAGGATGAAAGAGGAATGGATTTAAAATGTTTAGGAACCGGAAAAAGTCGACATGGGAACGATAGGCGCTGGCGCGGGATGGAACGGGTACAGTCGAGATGAGAGCATAGAGGGTAAGGTATGTAGCTTCGCAGTCACTTGACCGTCAGACTAGTCATGAGAACATCGAATTAGGAATATGGAAGCTAGCAGGCTTCCCTTCAAGATGAATGGCATTCAAGATCCAGATGGGTATGATGCGGTGAGTGGagtgagagggggggaaaaaaaggtaTCTGGAAAAAGCGTAGGGGACCCTGGTGCGGACTGGCTGGAATGGCTTGAGCACGGGAGCGTGGGGAGCGTGGGGAGCTTAGGGAGCTTGGGGACAGCTTCTAGGATGGCCGAGTGGCTCGCCACTCGGCTGGATTTGAACCAGCTTCCTAAGAGACCTTAGGCGGCTCCTCCACGGTTGAAACAGACGCCCGCCCGTGGACGAGTGCGAGCGGGCGGGCTAGTGAGGGCGGGAGTTGGCGGGCGGGGGAGATTGGAAGTGGCGCGGTGAAGTGATATGGCAAAATTTCGCGACAAGTAGGAAACTTGACGAcggggggcgggcgggggaTGACGGATGGGCGGGAAAACCAGGTCAGAAGATGGACCAACGGGCGATGGAAGGGAAAATGGGGACGTGTGGATTGCTTAGATCCTGGGTGTATCCAACACCGGGTGGCCTCTGGCCAGTCGAGAATAGACTAGACACGAACGACTCGGTCAACGTCAGGGACTTGAGTGGACGACTGTTGACATCACGGCTTTGGTTGACGATACCTCTCTCGGCTGGGCGTAGATGTTTTGTAGGACAAATGATGAACGAATCTACCAACTCCCCGCCGCgcgaagggggggcggagcCGGAATACGGGAGCGTAGAATGAGTTTATCGAGTTAGCTCTTCCATGCCGGCTTGGCAAGCGTGAGGATGCCCTGTAAGTTGTCCGAGCGAGGGAAGACCGGGGAGGGTCTGTTGGACGTGGATGACATGACAGGCATATAGACTTCCGGCCGGTGCCGCGACGGCTGCCATTCGAGAACGCGGCATGAAAAGCCGAGTGTGGCTAAGGTTGAATGAGACTAACGATGAAGTAGAGAATAGCCgcagaggccgccgccagcaaGGTGTCTGTTCTTTGGAACCAATGCACGCCCAagcaggggaggggagggatgaATGTGGCTGTTGCGGCGGTGCAGCATCGAGGGAGGCACTGCAAGGAAGATGTAGTAGCATTCGGTGAGTGTAgttgaggaagagagacATGCCAACTCAGAGCTCACTCAGGGTTTGGGGGCCAATGCCGACAAGCGCCAGCTTCGTCATTGCTCTATGGAAAGTGACAACTGGTTCTCGGGAGAGTTAGTTGGGCAGTTAGGCCGCTATGCTCTCGTCTCATGATATAGATCGGAAGACGAAGTGGAAGAATGATAATACATGGATAGGTCGAAGTGGGAAAGACAGTCGGCAACCGGCTCACCAACTCAAGAGTTGTGAAATTACACTGCGCAACAGTTTCAAATTTCAACTGTTcaacatacatacatacaaTGCTTTGGTGATCCGCAACCAATGTCATGTCCAGCAGGGGTGTTCACATCCATCTCTTACTGCCCACCCCCCCGACAGATCACCTAGACAGCCGCCTTTCACTCACCTCACCGTAGACCGAATTAAGTCACCCCGCTGAGGTTGGTTGACTGGGGGTTAGAAGCTTGAGACCGTCGCACGCGATTCCCGGCACGTCATTCTCCCGTAGCGTGGGCATGGGGGCGCTTAATggctccctcccctcccccttccccctcccccttcccccttccacTGTGGCCGCTGCAAGCTCCGCCACTGCACCCATCCGACTCTGCCTAACAGGGCTGTTTTTCACTCCccccactcactcacactcacactcatGCTCACACGCACACTCGCTCATTCGCTCACTCATTCACTGGCTCACCCATCGTTCTCACTGTACGACAGCTACGACCCGAGTTTACTGCGGCTGGTTCATGCCGGAGCCCTCCTTACACGCACCgttccccgtccccgtcctgCGACTCCGGAATAATTGGGATGAAGTCATTCCCATCCGTCCAAGGACCGACGACTGCCCCCGGACGTCCATTGCAACAGCTGACGCCTATGAAGACGGGAGGATCGTTAGCACCCCCGACCTAGTCCAGTTGTGGGCGCTTACTGGGATCACTCCAAAAAGTGCCTCAAGCTGAACAATCTCAGACAAGGAGAAATCCCGGTGCCTAAATCAACAATCTCGGCTTGTTCGATATCCTCAAGCAAAGCAAGCCGCTGCTCGACCTAGAGCTCCGTCGCGGCCGTGGACATGCTCACCCATCGCCAACTCCCGGCTGGGTCTGTCATCTTGTAATGACCGAACACAGTTCCTCGTCCTGTGTGCCCTCTGCTGGTCTTGGAATCAAGAATCTCTCACACAGCCCTTCTCTTGTACGGCCTGGTATGATCAAAAATACGGCTGGGCCCCCTCCtaggcacacacacacacacacacacacacacacagcccCGGCCTACTGGCACACAACCTCCGTTCTTCTACATCACATCTATTGGCTCCGCCAGACCACCTCGAAGACCTCCTCCAGGCTGCGAGTGTATTGCTGTGCTACCCGGCCTCCCACCCTGGCTGTCGAAGGGGGGGCCAGTCAGTCCCATCAGAATCCAACGCTCTTTTAGCCTTAGTTGTTTGTTTGACCCCTGCCCCGTTGCCGAACCCCGTCTCTCTGGCCATGGCACGCcgtctctcgctctctctctcaccgGCGCCATGCACCATCCTTCAGCTCATTGATAGTCTGGTCATTCCCCTCACTTTTGACAACGAGAGTCCGCTTCGATCCTTCTCGTTGCCCATCATGTCCCTCGCCCCATCCTGAATTTCTTGTTCCAATCTCTTGTTTGTCGCTTGACCTGTAACAGCTCTCTCCATTTATATACCCCAGTGCCCTTCATATCCTCACTTGCACGCTCTACATCAACAAACGTGACAAGGCTGTGGCGGCCAGCCATCACTTTTTGACTTGCAATGTCGGCTTCACCTTCTAGCTCGCACGCCACCCAGACCGGGCGCCCGTCGCTATGGAACGAGTCTTCTGAGCGAAGATTGGCCAGGCTTTATGTCTACACAACATTGCCTCTCGAGAAAATCGTTAAGGTCGTCCACAGGTCGACTCCCGGCAACAAGGACTGCCCAGGGTACGTACGGCTGATCACCCGTCTCTACTCTTCTGCGCCGGGCGCAACTACGATTGCTGACAATACACGCGCAGAAAGGATTCTGCCAACAAGAAGCTCAACTCAATCCTAGACAAAGAGCCGCGATGGCTTCATCCGCGAACCCGAACCGACATGGACCGCCGTATAAGCGCCCTCGACAGCTCTCCCACGCGCCAGACGACACCTGAGAACGCCTATTCGCCGGGCTACCCCAGGTCCATCTCGTCCGACTCCCGATCGCATTTGAGCGTAAACCCGGACTTCAAGCACGAGAGCGGGAACAGCCCTACTGTCAATGACTTCCAACCTTTTGAACACTCTCGATCATCGTCCGCCGGCTGGGGTCCACCGACCGCCGGCCCGCTTCCGACCTTGTTGACGACCGACTTCGCGACtgtgccgccgcccgagatggGAATCCGTCGTCAGACCACTACACTGACCCTGCAGGAGGTGCTGTCGCAGTACTCGACCGGGTTCATCCGTCAAGTCGACAAGTTGCTGAAGCGGTACACGATGCCGAGCAACACCATGAAAAACCAGTCCCCCATGGACGAGGACCGCCCCGGCACCGCCGACTCTAACCCGGCGTCGTGGATTTTCGAGTACAACGCGCCGCAGGGGAACTCGGAGATGGGAGCCAGACCGCTTCCCGGTGACTTTTTGAACCTGCATCACCATGTGACCAGGCAGGGTTTCTGCATCGAGGGGTTCCCCGAACACGACTCGCGATCCTGCTTCTGTCACCTGAAGAACGAGCTCACCCCCGAGTCGTGGGTGACCGACACGGGCCCGTCGCCGTATGCCCAGCACATCCTCCTCCACGGCGTGCCCCCCGACGGAAGACTGAACCAGCGCGATGCTTTCGGCAACACGATTCTCcaccttctcgccgccggtgacgccCGTCACGAACTCCTCTTCAGAGCCATCGAGTCCTCGCCTAACCCGTCGGCGACCAACAGCGCCGGCCAGACTTTTCTGCACGTCCTCAACGATACCTGGTTCGCGCACAAggctgtctctctcttccagcTCATCAAATACCTGCAGCGCTCCGAGTTCCTGTACGCTTGCGATGTCTACGGCCGCAACTTCTGCCACGTCCTGCACTCCAAGGAGCACAGCATCCTGGACCGAGACACGAAGAACGCCCTTCTTAAGCAGTTCGACGCCATGGAGTACTGCCGTCGCGACGCCTTTGGCAACATCCCCGAGTCCGCCCCGATCGGACTGCCTGTTCGCCGGGCGTACACTGCTGCTGTCGGCCAGGAGATGTCGCCAGCGCGGGGCTCTCGTACCTTGCGGCAGGTCTCGTCGCCGATCGAAGAACAGGCCGAGCTGCTGAAGCTTGTCAACGATGCGCACACACACGTGAGGATCCAAGATAAGCAGGGTCGGAACGGCCTCCACTGCCTGGCCGACGCCATCCTCAGCCAGGACTCCCTCTTCACCAGATTCCCACAGCACCTCCCCAACGCCAGCGGCAAGGAACAGCAACAACCGACTacggctgcggcgacggcggcggctcctgGTCGAAAGCGCAAGCACAACAAGCCCGCCCTTGGAGGATCGCTGTTCGACTCGTCCAAGGACCGGCTCACGATCCGCGAACGGATCGTCAGGGACCtcatcgagctcggcgtGGACCCGAACCACTACGACAAGTACGGCAACACGGTGCTCATGGCCTTTGTCGCGCAgctgcccgaggacgacgactacAAGAAGCCCGTCCAGATCCTCGAATtcctcatcgaggccggcgccgacgtcaacGCCCGCAACAGGAACGGCGAGACGGCGCTGCACATCGCCGTCCGGAGGGGCAAGAAGCTAGCCATGCGCACGCTGACCCAGCACGGGGCCAACGCGCACGCGCGCGACGTGGAGGGGCGGAGCGTGCTCCAGGTCGCTGACCGGATGGTCGTGTCGTCCAAGCAGAACATTCAGTACTCCCACTACGAAGCTTGTCATGCCTGGCTATCGGGACAGGTCAAGGCCGTGCAGTCTCCAACGGTACATCAAGAATGGGAACTGAGGTAGTTGTGAGGCATTGGGTGCAGGGGTCCCTGTATGTGCTTGTTGCTGGGGAAGTTGGGAGTTGGGAGTTGGGTTGGTTGGTACACACAAAAGTTGATTCTGCTCTTCTTTCAGCTATTTTGATGTCAACGGACAGTGGCCTGTGGCGTTGGGCACCTTGACTACAAGAGGGATTGTGATACGATATACGGATATGAGCGAAGGATATACGATGATTACTTATGGACGGAAGGGAACTTTGCGGATACCCGAGCCGAGTGAGGACTGTACAGGCTGCGCAGGCTCATTTGAATTTAATCATCAAGCACATTTGTCTTCCATGAGCTTCAACTAAGTGACGCAGTGAAGTCTCTCTCGTTTGTGAAGAAGCGAGGCTTCTTTGAGACCGTTGCCGAAGCATGTATAAATATATGTACGCATCAAGTAAATACAGAATGGTGAAAGTTGCTTGGAGTTCTGCAAGGCATCCCTCTGAATACTAGCTCGAGTGATCGCCACCACACAAACCCCACGCCTGTCAGCTTGTCAGGGATACTCATCTTTTATGGAATAAAGCGTCGTTGCTCCATTTCAAGCCAGAAACACTCAAGCGTTGGTGCTCGTGGTCTTGCCAacgccggcgttggccttgaccttggcgGGCACGTCGGCGACACCGATGTGGCCGATGAGCGAGGACTTGAAGCCGCCCAGCTTGGACAGCGCGGCGGAGCTGGTGAGGGTGTTGACGACGCCCGAGTCGCGGGAGCGGTTCCACTCGCAGATGTAGCCCAGGGACGAGACGCAGCGCgaggcctcgtcgacggtgttGACGATGTAGatgttgccgccgttggtCAGGCTGGCCGGGGTGACCGGggtggtgacggcgtcgaagTAGTTGCCCTCGAGCAGGACCCAGGTGTTGCCGTCAATGTCGAAGGCGTGGCCGCCGACGTTCTGGAAGTAGTTGTTGACGCCGTGGAACAGGTtctcgctgccggccgtgTTCTTGGTGCCCATGTGCGGCGAGCGGCCCGAGACGTCGTGCAGCCAGTTGCCGGAGAAGGTGTAGTAGTCCTTGGCCCCGATCAGGAGCGCCGTCCAGTAGTGTTTGCCGTTGCACCCGGCCGACCACTCGGACCGGCCGTCGAACTCGTTGTTGGAGATGGTCACCTTTCCGGCCGCGCCCCAGCCCGAGACGATGAACTGCCGCCCGATGAGCGAGATCTTGCAGTGGTCGATCCACACCCGGTCAGACCCGTCGAGCGTGATGGCATCGCCGCCCCAGACGTACTGCGGGTTCAGATTTGTGATATGGATATTTTGAAAAATTCTAAAAGAGCAAGAAAGCGTATTAGCTACCGTCTCCGCAGTTTTGAACTTGTAAGGGAGTTTAATGGTGCCCTTACACGTTGCTCTTCCCGCCGCGCACGCGGAAGCCCTTGCCGATAATGACGCCCTTGGAcccgacgccgacgatgctCTTGTTACTGTTGACGTCGATCGGGGTCTTGGCCGCGTTGTCGTACGTGCAGTCGACCCAGGTGCCGCTGGCCGCGTCGCAGGTGTCCTGGATCCAGGTCTGGCCCTTGGACGTGCCGCCGGGGCACTTGGTCGTGCGGTTGTCGCTGCAACAGCGGCCCTTGGTCGTTCCCTCGGTGTTGCGGAAGTCCCAGGTGCGGTCGATCATGATGGTTCGCGGCGTGCTGTCAGTAAGCCACTCCTTCAGCCTgcgttgatgatgttgttgttagTTGAATCAACTTGACCCCATCCAAAACTTCTTCAtttctatctctctctctctctctcctcacACCCACTTACTGAGCAATGCTGGAAGGGTACTGAGGCGCGGCCGAGCCACCACCGGTAGTCCCGGCGGCAAAACCGAACGCCTTGCCCTGGACTTGGGCCGTGGCCGTGCTCGCAAGAGCGACAACCAGTGAGAAAAGAGAGGCCTTCATTTTGTTAGGCCAAGGAAAGAATGACGATGGTTGGATGGAAAAAGAAGTGACACGAAGAATAGGGAGGTTGAAAGTAGAATTGAGGTAGAAAGGGATACCCAAGGGTTATATCCTTGAGGGGAGACAATCTTAAACTAATAAGTCTAAACTGCTAATAGCCGTGTGTCCATGGCCACGATGGTGGGGCGACACGAGGAGGCCCTGCGAGAGTTTATCTGTATTTCCACCACATAGCACCGTCTTCACCGATGCAGCGGTCCCTCAATCTTGGAATCTTCCGTACGATGGGAATCTGATGCCCCCGCAAACCCTAGTGCGAACGCTCATTGGCAGTGGGTCCGGCAAGTGCTTCCTCATCCGGAACCCTGGAACTGGAGTAGCCCTGAAAGGGTAGAGTTGAGCGGAGACCTTCTCGGTCAGGGTTCTCAAGATGCTACACTGGACGGGCTTGTCAACTCCGCTTTCCGTCCACATACAGATCAGTGACAGGGATCCGGCCAAATGAAAGGagcagaagctgaaggaCGACTGGTTCACTAATCGTGCTCCGTCCCAACCTGGGTAAACACCTCGTTGTGTGCCCGTCATGGGTTCTAACTACTCGACAGAGCTGTAGGGTACCTACGGAAATCTGGGCCGAATGATAGAGATCAGGTGGGCCAAACGGCTTGGATCTTTCGCTAGTGCCGGAGTTTACGACGACCTCAAACTCCCTCAGCCAAATCAATCGTGTGGAGACTCATccgagggggggggcctACTGATAAATACCATACTGTTTAAAGTTGTCCAAATGAACCGTCTATGGACGGCTTATTTTGTTTGACTCTCTGGAGAAACTCTCGCCTACCTCAAACATGGTGTATCGCTCACACCTGCCTTGTAGGGACGTGGATCAAGATGCCATCATGATCACAAGACACGAATGGGTAGCATGGGAGAGTTTGGCCAGTATACTCCAAGACTCAATCTCAGTATTGCTTTCCGCCAATCCTTAACCCCAAACTGTCTCTTCGCAACCGTTGTCGAGCGTCACTCGCCCAGATACGGGGGCGACCAAGGCTGCCATTTCCAAAAGAACAGTGGCGGCGTGCAGGCAGTTGAACTACGTCGAAAAGAGTATGCAACTCGTTGCAAATGACGTGGCACTGAGCACCACTCCTTTGCTTGCCAAAGTAGAAACCAAGCAACAGAGCTCTAAGTAATGCCCCCGGAACAAGTGAAAAAAAAATGAAAACAAGTCTGTGTCAAAAAACAGAACCAGTGTTCGCATACGTCGTGGAACAGCGCAAAACAGATTCGACAATGCCCCGACATCGAAGGCTTGTCAACGCTGGGAAACGTGCTCGATAGACTCAAGGGTCCTCGCTAGGAAACTCAAGAGACAATCAACCCACCCTGCAGTCACATTAGCATAATTGAAAGTACATGTGCACGATATATTAACTCTCAGTGACACGAGTATTCTCAATCACAACGAACCTTATTGCAATGCCAGCGCTGTTGCTAGAACGTGGCAAATCACGACCTCCCGCTACGCGAACGTCAGACAGCAACAAGCCCAAGAAACCTCTTGGCATGTAGCACGCAGCCTCCAGCAATGTCCTAAGAAAACTCTCAAAGAACACATCGAACTCAGCATACACTGTTCTCAACCTCTGATCTGGAAGTGAGACGGTGTTGATATCTGGATATCAATACGCGTACAGTTTGACGTTTTCGTCTTCGCTCTCCCGAATCTTCTTGTTGGTCTGAATCAGCCAGAACCTCATTGCCCAGGCGCACATGATGCTGGTGGCCGCGAACGCGATCATGCTCGAGAAGCCCATCATATACTTGGGCCCATCGGTGCTGGGCCAAAGATAAGCGCAGTAGATGTACGCTAGGTTGGCCGTCACGTTGACGAGAGAGTAGGCAACCGCTTTCTTCTCGGGAGTTTGTGACAAGGTGTTGCTAACCCAGCCCACTAATAGAACATTGGTTAGCCTACTTGTGACGGTTGAAAGAGGTAGCGTGACTTACGAATTACACTTCCTACACTGTATGCTCCCGTCGCATACAAGAACGTCGCTGCATACCTAACGGCATTGTTGGTGCTACCGCAGGTCATGGCGAAGCCCACGATGGCGAGAGATAGGCCGGCAGTAATGTGCCACGTTCTTTCGTTGAGCTTTCCGCTGGACCAGGCGAAGGGAATTCCCAAGAAACCAGAAACAAAATAGGGAGGAGCGGTGAGCAAAAGAGCCGTTGTAGATCGGAATCCCCTAAGACTTGTGTCAGCCCTTGGTCTGTCCCGTTCGATAGATCTACTCAACTCACATGGTACGAACGATTGTAGGAAAGAAGTTATTGAAAGAACACGCCGATATGTGTAGGTTCTGCATTAAACAGAAGAGCCAGGTCTTTGGATCCTTGCAGGCTTGCTTGAGACCATCCAAGGTAGAGCCGCGCTCTTGTTGGCCAACTGTGTCGCGACGAATGCGATCGACCGCAAGCTTTCGTTCGTCTTCGGTCAACCAGCGAGTAACAGAAGGATCATCgggaaggagaaaaaagcCGAAGATGGCAACCAGAGCGGTGACCGAACCTTCGATGATGAAGAGCCTGAGTTGATGTTAGCCAAGAGCCTGAGTGGTGGGGAGGGGTGTATGGACGAGGCTGTACCATTGCCAGCCGGCGATGCCCTTCACTTGATCCAAAGTGGAAAATGTGGCAGCCGCGATCAAACCAGAACAGCCGGTGCTGACGACTTGTCCGGTGTACAGTAGAGAGATTCGAGTCGCAAGCTCTTTTCGGGTGTAGAAGATCGACAACAGGTAGAGAGCGCCCGGGTAGAAAGGCTACATTCAGGTTTAGAAAAAAGCATCCTGAAGGATCGAATTCTTGCACTCACTGCTTCAACAAATCCAAGGAAAAAACGACAGGCAACCAAGCCGGAGTAGTTCGTGACTCCTGCTGTAGCAGCAGAGATGGCAGCCCAGCCGATCATGCAGGCTGACATATAGATTGAGGGTCTCGTACGAGTCAAGAACATGTTTGACGGCACTTCTTTTCATCAGCAAAATTCCATATGGACTCTTGTGACGATGACATACCTTGCATCAGTAGGTAGCCGACGAAAAGGATCGAAATGGCAGTGTTGTATTCGACTCCCTTGAGTCCCAGATCCTCCTCCAGGGTGTTGAGTCTAGCTTGTGGCAGGGCATTTCGGTCGAGCTGTTTCCTTGGTCAGGACAATCTGTGTAAAGTCGGAGAGCCGGAGAGACATCGTACGTAGTTCAGGAAGTACATCGCCCAAAGGATCGGCTACAGACACAAGCAACCGGGTTAGCACCAGAACGAGGGTCTCAATGGTGGAAGTTGTAGTTCTTGACCCGACTTACCATGATTCTGCGATCGAGTTTGCGGACCAGGGCGATCTCCACTGGGTCGGTTTTCTCTTCCGCGCCAGAGTAGTCGCCAGAGATGATGGCCTCTCCTTTGTCCGACTTTTCGCTGtgctcgacctcgagtgGTCCTCCATGCTTGGAATCAGGTCCCGAGTTCGTTGTCATGATGGCAGAAATTGAATcaaaaggaggagaagaagagggagggagagggaaagagtCTAAGCTAGAAGCAAGCTGTGTACCATGGGAATGAAAGAACAACAGACGGCGAAACCGTCCGATTTATATACGATGTTTTCCAGTCAACCAGTCAACCCCGGGTTTGCGGAGATGGTTCAGACACATCCCCAGGAAATCCACGTTCCCCGCAACAGCTTATTCTACCATAACACTATTAGAGTCCAGCAAGCGGTCCACAGACCAGTCCGCGACGATCTGGAGGCCCCGGCGAACCGGAACTTGGCCCGTGCTATGCCGATACGCCGTTACGCCGCGCCGCACGGCCTTACTCCGTCCTTATCCCGCCCGTCGGTGACCCGTTACTGCGTTATTCCGTGACCCCGCGGCTTGGAAGCTGTCCGCGTTAGATCGGACGATGACCGGCAGGGTTTCGGTCCATGACAAGGAATAAAACCCACCGAGGGGAACGCGCCAGCGCATCGGATGGAGTAGCGATGACTGCTGCAACCTCGAACTTTTTGTCTGGTATAATATCACGCCACAGACGTTCCTTGTTGGTGACGAATTGACCCCCTCGATTGTCTGCATTCTCActtccttttttctctcttttcttgtAGACGTGAACCTGCCACCATGTCTGCCGCTACCGTCTTTGACTCGACGCTCTTCGGCAACATCTTTGGAACCGAAGAGGCGCGCCAGGCCTTTTCCGAGCGTTCGTACGTAGCCAACCTCATCAAGGCGGAATGTGCtcttgccgaggccgaagaggccgagggaATTGTGCCCGCTGGTACTGCTGCCGTGTTGAGAGAGCACTGCGACGTCTCCAAGATTGATTGGCAGCTTCTTGCTGCGCGCACGGAGATCGTCGGCTACCCGGTTCTGCCCTTGGTCGAGCAGATGTCCAAGTGGGTGGCAGAAGAGACATGTAAGCAGACACATCTTCCACGGCTTTGGCATGTTGCAAGGAATACTGACAGGCAACCTTGAAAGCCGGTTACATCCACTGGGGTGCTACCACCCAAGACATCATGGACCTTGCGTCGGTTCTCCAGATGAAGACCGGTCTCGAAATCGTCGAGCGCCTCCTCCGCAAGGTCACCTCCACACTCGAAAAGATGTCCGCCGCCTACAGAGATGTTCCGATGGCCGGCAGAACGCACCTGCAACATGCGCTCCCCATCACTTTCGGATACAAGTGCGCCGTCTGGCTGGCCGGCTTCCGGAGGCACGTGAAGCGTCTCGAGCAGATCAAGGAGAGCTGCTTGCTGGTCCAgttcggcggcgcggccggtACCTTGGCCTCTCTGGGCACGTCCGACAGCGGCATTCGCGTCCGCAAGCGTCTCGCGTCCATTCTCGGCCTGCAAGATCCCGTCATCACGTGGCACGTGGCGCGCGATACGGTGGCCGAAATCATCAACTaccttgcccttgtcggTGGTAGCTTGGGAAAGATTGCGTTGGATTTGATCATCATGTCATCCAACGAGCTGAACGAGGTTTGTACTTGTTCGCTATATACTTGAACGTCGGTAGATGCTGACGTTTGTCTCCTCTTTCAAGGTTGCCGAGCCCTACGTGCCGCATCGCGGTGCCTCATCGACAATGCCGCAGAAGCGAAACCCGATCTCGAGTGAGGTTATCCTTGCGCAATCCAAGATCCTCCGCGCGCAAGCCGGTCTCGTTTTGGATGGCATGGTGTCGGACTTTGAGAGGGCGTCCGGGCCATGGCACCTCGAGTGGGCTGCCATCCCGACGGCTTTCATCTCTATTGTCGGCTCCCTGCATCAGGCAGAGTTCGCGCTGTCTGGTCTGCAGGTCAACAAGGACGTTATGATGACCAACTTAAAGTCGACGAAGGGTCTGAttgtcgccgaggccgttaTGATGGACTTGGCAAGATACActggccgccaagaagcaCACGAGATCGTTTATAAAGCGTGTGTTGAGGCCCACGAGAACGGCATCTCGTTACAGGAAGCCCTTGAGAAGTCGCCGCACGTCACAACCCACCTCGCATCAGCCGAGCTTTCCAAGCTCTGCGATCCCACGAGGTACCTTGGGTGCTGCCAGCTGATGatcgacgagctgcttgGTCAGAAGACGGCAAACACTAATGGGTTGGCGAAT
It includes:
- a CDS encoding Putative pectate lyase, pectin lyase/virulence factor, producing MKASLFSLVVALASTATAQVQGKAFGFAAGTTGGGSAAPQYPSSIAQLKEWLTDSTPRTIMIDRTWDFRNTEGTTKGRCCSDNRTTKCPGGTSKGQTWIQDTCDAASGTWVDCTYDNAAKTPIDVNSNKSIVGVGSKGVIIGKGFRVRGGKSNVIFQNIHITNLNPQYVWGGDAITLDGSDRVWIDHCKISLIGRQFIVSGWGAAGKVTISNNEFDGRSEWSAGCNGKHYWTALLIGAKDYYTFSGNWLHDVSGRSPHMGTKNTAGSENLFHGVNNYFQNVGGHAFDIDGNTWVLLEGNYFDAVTTPVTPASLTNGGNIYIVNTVDEASRCVSSLGYICEWNRSRDSGVVNTLTSSAALSKLGGFKSSLIGHIGVADVPAKVKANAGVGKTTSTNA
- a CDS encoding Putative major facilitator superfamily, MFS transporter superfamily translates to MTTNSGPDSKHGGPLEVEHSEKSDKGEAIISGDYSGAEEKTDPVEIALVRKLDRRIMPILWAMYFLNYLDRNALPQARLNTLEEDLGLKGVEYNTAISILFVGYLLMQVPSNMFLTRTRPSIYMSACMIGWAAISAATAGVTNYSGLVACRFFLGFVEAPFYPGALYLLSIFYTRKELATRISLLYTGQVVSTGCSGLIAAATFSTLDQVKGIAGWQWLFIIEGSVTALVAIFGFFLLPDDPSVTRWLTEDERKLAVDRIRRDTVGQQERGSTLDGLKQACKDPKTWLFCLMQNLHISACSFNNFFPTIVRTMGFRSTTALLLTAPPYFVSGFLGIPFAWSSGKLNERTWHITAGLSLAIVGFAMTCGSTNNAVRYAATFLYATGAYSVGSVILGWVSNTLSQTPEKKAVAYSLVNVTANLAYIYCAYLWPSTDGPKYMMGFSSMIAFAATSIMCAWAMRFWLIQTNKKIRESEDENVKLYAY
- a CDS encoding Putative ankyrin repeat-containing domain superfamily: MSASPSSSHATQTGRPSLWNESSERRLARLYVYTTLPLEKIVKVVHRSTPGNKDCPGKDSANKKLNSILDKEPRWLHPRTRTDMDRRISALDSSPTRQTTPENAYSPGYPRSISSDSRSHLSVNPDFKHESGNSPTVNDFQPFEHSRSSSAGWGPPTAGPLPTLLTTDFATVPPPEMGIRRQTTTLTLQEVLSQYSTGFIRQVDKLLKRYTMPSNTMKNQSPMDEDRPGTADSNPASWIFEYNAPQGNSEMGARPLPGDFLNLHHHVTRQGFCIEGFPEHDSRSCFCHLKNELTPESWVTDTGPSPYAQHILLHGVPPDGRLNQRDAFGNTILHLLAAGDARHELLFRAIESSPNPSATNSAGQTFLHVLNDTWFAHKAVSLFQLIKYLQRSEFLYACDVYGRNFCHVLHSKEHSILDRDTKNALLKQFDAMEYCRRDAFGNIPESAPIGLPVRRAYTAAVGQEMSPARGSRTLRQVSSPIEEQAELLKLVNDAHTHVRIQDKQGRNGLHCLADAILSQDSLFTRFPQHLPNASGKEQQQPTTAAATAAAPGRKRKHNKPALGGSLFDSSKDRLTIRERIVRDLIELGVDPNHYDKYGNTVLMAFVAQLPEDDDYKKPVQILEFLIEAGADVNARNRNGETALHIAVRRGKKLAMRTLTQHGANAHARDVEGRSVLQVADRMVVSSKQNIQYSHYEACHAWLSGQVKAVQSPTVHQEWELR